Genomic segment of Phycisphaerae bacterium:
GCCCGCGGAGGCCGCCCGATTTTTCATCGCGGATCAGGTTGATGCGACCGCGCTCGATGGCGATTTTTTCAACGACTATCGGCTTATCGAGGCTCGGCGTTTCGGCCAGGGAGAAGTCGAAGCCGTCAAGGTCGAGCACTTTTGTCCCGTCCGGCGCCGTGAGGGCGGCCTTTTTCAACGAGACGGCGGTGGGGGCGGTGTAATCCAGGTCGGTAAAGGAGAGCTGCGGAACGAGGAAGGTGTTGACGATGGCGACGACCTGTCGGCCGATCCACTGCTCGAGTTCGCTCGCAGAGCCGAAATAGAGTTTGCCGGCGATGATCGCGACGAGCGCCGCCGCAGCGCCGAGCCCCAGGGCCCATTTGAGCCAGCGACGAAGATTCACGGGATTATCCGTGGACGGCTGAGCCGTCAGTTGTTGGCCGGGGCGGGTTCGATGGAGATTCTGCTGCCTTTGAAGACGACCTTGCCGTCGCGGAGGGCGAAGAGGGTGTCGTCGCGACCGCGGCCGACGTAGAGGCCGGGGGTGAAGGGCGTGCCGCACTGGCGGACGAGGATCGTGCCCGTCGTGACGGTCTGACCATCGAAGCGTTTGACGCCGCGGAACTGGGGATTGCTGTCGCGTCCGTTG
This window contains:
- the rpmA gene encoding 50S ribosomal protein L27, which produces MAHKKGQGSTRNGRDSNPQFRGVKRFDGQTVTTGTILVRQCGTPFTPGLYVGRGRDDTLFALRDGKVVFKGSRISIEPAPANN